The Astyanax mexicanus isolate ESR-SI-001 chromosome 4, AstMex3_surface, whole genome shotgun sequence genome segment caaaacaaaagtgcctcatccaggataaagaatgcagaaagccttcatttatataaaaggaacacgatatcaccgtcaaataaacaaacctatatcaactataaataacttagatacaacataaactacataagtgcttcagccagaataaggaagatattgtgtgtagtgaaactgcttgaggtggtggaacagattagatgcattaccgttgctagtcaactccactttctgacacaattgggagcaagctgaagtttatcagacctttgaaagccgaaccactgaattagacctgcctccctcaactatctctcctgtttaatcacttgtggaagcatcaggtgtgctcattctgcatctaaaatctaaaattctgcatcagggccgagcctaatcgaggaactcggttcggccgcactgtgctccgctcggcttcatagcgggaggttctaggtgtggaccggagcgcagccgagcttcaagttttagtagtatggattatagtgtaaagtgtgatactaaagtagtagtataacactgtattcagtgctggacagcagcagtgtttctgctacatacattttgcagctgcagcctgctgacagtcaagatacatattaaaatgtctgtgaatttataatgggataaaagtactgaagcctttattgtagtatgaaggtgtcccagtatttttctccatatagtgtaactaatgtaggtaattctttttggttaattgacctgcttttattttaatacacaaaattttttttctttgtttttccagaataaacaaccaggatatttaataaagagcagtgttaaactgctgaaagaggtgaagcacaagccagccagaagaatctcctgaaaacgcagaaattgtttgctacatttcacagacagatggagccaagtcccgacatggaggaacatcagcactctgtcaagagttttactaaacagagtgatatcaaaaaacaccagcgcattcacacaggagagaaaccgtatcactgctcagactgtgggaagagttttaatcaacagagtgatctcaaaatacaccagcgcattcacacaggagagaaaccgtatcactgctcagactgtgggaagagttttactaaacagagtgatctcaaaaaacaccagcgcattcacacaggagagaaaccgtatcactgctcagactgtgggaagagttttactgaacagagtagtctcaaaatacaccagcgcattcacacaggagagaaaccgtatcactgctcagactgtgggaagagttttactaaacagagtgatctcaaaaaacaccagcgcattcacacaggagagaaaccgtattactgtttcgactgtgggaagagttttactcaacagagtagtctcaaaatacaccagcgcattcacacaggagagaaaccgtattactgtttcgactgtgggaagagttttactaaacagagtactctcaaaaaacaccaacgcattcacacaggagagaaaccgtattactgctcagactgtgggaagagttttaatcaacagagtaatctcaaactgcaccagcgcattcacacaggagagaaaccgtatcactgctcagactgtgggaagagttttaatcaacagagtactctcaaactgcatcagcgcattcacacaggagagaaaccatattactgctccgattgtgggaagagttttactgaacagagtagtctcaaacggcaccagcgcattcacacaggagagaaaccgtatcactgctcagactgtgggaagagttttactagacagagtaatctcaaactgcatcagcgcattcacacaggagagaaaccgtattactgtttcgactgtggaaagagttttactgaacagagaagtctcaaaatacaccaacgcattcacacaggagagaaaccgtatcactgctcagactgtgggaagagttttaatcaacagagtaatctcaaactgcaccagcgcattcacacaggagagaaaccgtatcactgctcagactgtgggaagagttttaatcaacagagtactctcaaactgcatcagcgcattcacacaggagagaaaccgtatcaatgctcagactgtgggaagagttttactaaacagagtaatctcaaaaaacaccagcgcattcacacaggagagaaaccatatcactgctcagactgtgggaagagttttactttacagagtgaacttatattacatcagtgcattcacaaaagatagaaaagtatcccaaatctgttcctctgccataaaaaatgcaaaccttaaatctttcagacagccaaaaacacctcatcatgcacaaaatcttcactctgttacaagaacttcatttaaaaatggcttattacaggttcagaaaaatgaatcttatccagagatgatgtttactgaatttcatgctgtgtttttatgtatgtttgtatacctacattagttaatgcctgcagagctcttcaacacttagtgttgtgttttaagaggtttttacacacagaatcataaatggtaccactaacagcataaactaggaacatacatttttacatttttttcagtgatatgctgaataaataataaagcgatgatgctagctcagagtaaaatcgtatattaaatctcagcattagctttagaactaataataaacaaaagtgaggattttatcattctgggacatttttaggtttaaaaattgaatatgctttgccataagtaggaaatgatcatttggtcaacttatgtcatttacagccttaacacattctcaattgtttacatataaaaactttctttattttttcctccactccacgtttgtagttgtagttggagcgagggcactgccagtgtttgctccagatgttagattagcattacttagtcttttaaaatgtaGATGTTGTAGTTTAGtaggagtagagtattcttaggagtagagaatattcttagcttgcaacaaaaggccaacaaaatccttttcagagttaaaaaaaaaaaaaatggtctagctgtagtttccatactgaaagcaacactcagcaggctatgcagcagtaagactgcaggatccttgattccctctactgcacatgtgtcaaacacaaggcccgcgggccaaatgtggccacatccaagcgagagcttgtaagatcttagtgtctataataaataggtcagaagcgttctttgaccaaaaactacatttcccacaatgcttgtcgattgtattacccgcgaagttacggcttactgccactacacggcagtgtagtcattgatgtggaaaccctgccggagggaaagcgtaacttcgcgggtggaattgagacatacaaacgtttatcccataatgtccagaaaaagaaaagttgcagacggacggctgtgcttcaaggcgaaagtgtctctctgacatatcctcatggatgagggagcatcaccttcaattaaatctctcaaagactgaacttctggttataccagcaaaaccatcttttcaacacaacttctctataagtatcgactctctctctctctcaccgacaaaggttgctaggaacctgggtgttatggttgatgaccaactctccttcacgcaccatgtggcctcagttgctcggtcctgccgctttgcgctctataacatccgaaaaattagaccgttcctgacgcaacaggccacccaactcctggtgcaagcggtcgtcatctcacgcctcgactactgcaatgccctactaactgacctcccggcctgtgtagtaaaaccactccagatgatccagaacacagcagcacgtctggtcttcaaccagccaaaacgggcacatgtcacccagctgctcattgagctccattggctaccagttgatgctcgcatcaaattcaaagctcttacaatcgcctacaaggtgatgacagtacaggctccttcctacctgcactcgctcctcaaggcttacgctacctcccggccactgcgctcatccagtgaacgtcgcctcgctttgccaaacatgcacacaaagcaatccagactgttctcataccccaatgttccccaatggtggaacaaacctaccctccactaccagatcaggagaatctctcgctatctttaagaaactcctgaagacagagctcttcaaagagcacttactctcttaacacctctaacacactaactacttctaacctcatttccttcttcctctccttcactcctctatcctattattcccctttgtcctccttttatccctatccaaagatgttttacctttaaacttattttacattgtacttgactattgtaagtcgctttggacaaaagcgtctgccaaatgtaatgtaatgtaatgtaatgtaatgaaagaccggtatgccttttgtgttacgaagagtgttactgaccaaaataaacgcttgttaggagagatataagttctgtgtaaatatttataagacaatagctgacaaaatctgttttaatgatgttaataaacatcactgtgacagcgctagtcacagtttcacctcagcaaaggacgaggacgtgaatcactcatctaaccagcctttactgatttctgcccccaataaccctttcaataacctccaatagcctttaatagtcttcagtagccttcaacagtctaaccttgcagccgtggtgtgtccactaaactccgtagttataaacatcctgaggttagcagcgcgttaactgacctgtttataatgtaatccgagcagtgactccgtgactctgctctaaactgctgctgttagctgcttgggctgaaagatgaactgtagagagctgtattattcggttagtggggttaaaatctttatttcatacacggaagaactttaaaaatgctccagactggctcagctgagccctgtagcccgtggctgggctgtagctctgactcagtaaagactgcgggcttgtgctgctgcagctccgactagtggttgtatgaggaactgctaaatctgaggaaatgctaaatctatcacatgttcttaacagctcacaatttttaattttatatttattaagccttatttcagtatcaaacgttttgatcaaagttaatgtaacttgtattttatgtcatttctattcacttgaatagtttggttcttgattgatggagtttttggatttcataacatgacaaattaaaaggatttatgttaatagagcaacaagcaaacattttttccatgcaactgtaatatttgattgaataaatagtatattgagagttatttaacattaaggagtaattacattcattttatattacatttggttacattttattacatttataagttacatctggccctcagaggacagccaatatgccaatgtggccctcggctaaaatgagtttgacacccctgctctactggttttctcattggtctatggttcagtcagtctgataaaaaatctgcaagttaatctacagggatatttggttgtgttgtgttgctaaagttatactctgttatcttttccttatttggtatcgttttgctaaagggtttttttatatctctaaaggtactaaaaatatctaatccatttactttattgattgtttgatccagtaccagctattatcgttgttttacatcaccttatgtatttactcatattcatatctatgtgattcaataaaaggcttttatattgcaagatctgcaatcttatctattctttcaacttaagcatttagccaaaagcttttgtacacagccaaacatacattcaagcaaccactatatacagtgccttgcaaaagtattcggcccccccttgaacttttcaaacttttgccacattttgggcttcaaacataaatatatgatctttttgtttgttttttgtgaagaattaacaagtgtgtaagaatacggaggagttttgccttactatgttcattgttcattgattaaagggttaatctgtgtgtaactaaatcagcatttcacttaatcagtatgttattcaagcatttagcacgattcatgatgattcacattgtgacttagaatgtatgtatattgtgtccttgtgctcaaagcaaggccgtttttcttgcaacttagcatgattgattttttccagcagaaccatgagtttctgtacatgtaatctatagtctgataaggttggggtgaccgagttctcggctgacgtataggatgaataactgcttatcagtatcaggatccggggggtgtgaggagcctcctcacacactattagactgaggccaggcgaatgcctgtttttattagactctgtctaggaagaagagtagagttgggcgggagagcttctcccgagagggactacagagccacaggtcctgttcacacagccgagaactctggaaaccccaacttttctcacctttggggttttcctcttattttcacctttttatttcaagtcatttttcaataatctttttactcaatttttgatgtatccaaaaaaactgttttgctcagaagattctttgaataaaatctgacggaactacaattttggactggatctccttttcttctttatgacgtatcatgccagatacatcataattcgaacagtagatcaataatctttcaagtgggagacaatcgtgaagtggaacgaaatttattagatgctatctcattattttgagatactcaatatgttgagaacattggtatttaaactgtgtgaaactgacaccaataaatccataactcctgctatttacttacttataagtagtttttctcagtagctcagtcgctgtgaagtgtggagaatagttttgcaatatattgattatcgctgaatcgcagttttgagatatcaccgttatcattaatttaccactttgctcaaaggtgctgaaaaaaacttgaaaatgggccttgaaagtgcttgaaaagtgcttgaattttaccttgtaaaaggtgtttgaaccctgtgtttaaaaaccccagcagcactgctgcacctgatctacatgtaccaacacaacacacacaaacacgtcaccacattagtgtcaatgcagttttaagaaatatttatcacgaaaataaagctctctggcgctgggaattaaatatacagggtaaaatttaggctaatcggatatgcaggtgaaaaaataaactgtgaaaaaatatgtgtgtgaatatgtgtatgtttatacctacaaatctcaaatgtaaattgacataatatggaccattaaaaagcggtaacaacctgaccgtttgacacttagctaatctgcataccagtaggagagagcagagatagactggctgtgtatgaaacggtaggcagctaccacaatccctcatgcctgagctgttcatatgttaacacccactaaatgattaaccctttacaagtatttatatgaactttaggaaaaagaatataaacagaattgcccttttttctattgtgagttaaatgaagtcactgctgcctattctaataagctaaccgtatgactagcttgacgagttctggggacatttttacatgggatgtgtctgaaagatctgtggacaaaaagactttgcttaaattaataaaaagtattattacaaatgtaacaaaatgactttctgagctgaaaacaaaaaaaaaacaaaaaaaaagaaaatatgttttataaaatttattgagatatcatatatatcctatacccagtttatagacacttttgggacataccggggttggacaatgaaactgaaacacctgtctacagtcactcagtgttggatcttagttttacattaaaataaatctatgccagtttttaccctgagctctggctcgcttctttttttccctccttttttcctccctgtatcacaaactcttctagttcctccctttacccaagtttgattttaggaagtcttttacgtacactctaaaaagaaacgtgtcaaaaatgactcagactgtgtcgaattttaacacattgtgcgagtgtgctcagagacgacacatgttgtgttgattctgacacatccagtgtgtaatccaattttacacactaaatgtgtcaggctaatgaactcacaaatgtgtcattttttacacaacttgtgttgattatgcataatcaagataatgtatcaaatatgttaaaaaaaagcatgaaacgaattaattcaattccatttttattttcatgcctatatatggttcaattttcttttggaattagcaatgaattaacattcacgtgtttgtaacattttaaatgtaaaaacagtcatgTTTGTTACAGTTCAAAATCAGTTTCGTTTGGAATAAGTAATAAATTAACTCgatgttttttagatattttaaatgtaaaaacatgcatgcttgtgactaattcattgtcttttgtgataatgaacacctaaaaacaaaagtccaaacagtaaaggggtgtataaaacatagctcatataaaattagtcacaattgttcactgttctcacGTATTTTTAGAAAACCTGATGAATAACATTGAACatcaatacagaaataaaattccctttttataaaaacagaactacaaaacgtgaggctaaacaatttggaTCTTGGATTCAAGTACAGCTTGTCTGTGTTGTAAATGGCTAGTACATCAAGAGGCCTAACATCTGAAGCATCATCTAAGCTGATCATTTCATAGTCATTAGTTCGCTtgacatatgcataaaaatgctcATCAAAGTACTCAATTGAAAGAATGCAGATAAACATCAAAAAGGACTCAGCATCAGCCCGTGGTATGATGTGAATTAtctcaccaaacaaacattctccacagtgtttggttttaagtggcagcacactacctgttctatatgttaggccaagtacagtatgtgaagtaacaaatagtgcacggtggtacatgttaactggtgatctctgtaaagatgcttagtaAATGATTTGATGATGTGGTAAGTCCTTGGACAACCATCCTGGCTGCAAATAAGAATGAAGTTCAGTCCCTTTGACAATGCATGTATTTCACGAAGATGCCAAATTAGCTTCTTTACTTCTGTGAATTGTGACTGTCGACATTCTGGACAAATGTACATTATGCTGTGAATTGTGATGCTTTAAGCTTCGAAATGAGCTTCAGTACCTTAGCTTTCCGGCTAGTTGAGAGAGGCATGTCATAGATGTGTTCAAAGAAGCAGAACATGGAGCTTAGCTGACATGGATAGGCCAGGTTACACACCCAGTAGAGCTTAAATAGCTTGTCCACAGCAGATGTCAGTCCTTCTTCAAGGGGAACAGTGATTCGGTCACTCTTTCCAACGATGACATGTTGCTTTGCGGCAGCCCACAGATTTCCAACACAGATTAGCTGGGGCTGGTGGGTCTGTGAAGGACAGACATCACAAAGAGAAGCAATGCTGCTTCCAGCCTAAAATGTAACcaaacaaaagaaaccaaaatCTGAGTTTAATCAGTTGTTACTGCAAACACTTACTAAAAATGCAAACGACCGATTTAACAGTTTCTAAATGTTATGTTACTCCAGTTAATAAGCATGTACACAATTACATACTTTCACACTTGATTAAACTAAATCAGCCACCTTCAATGTCctttatgatttatttgtttactaaaaaaggcaaaatgtatcttataataaaattattctagatagacagacaaatcgaTAGATAGACTTACTGGAACAAAATCAACAAGGAATGTTAATGCAAACTTCACTCAACATCGACTCATTGCAACTGGTGGCAGAAGATGTGTAAGGACTACAAGCATAGTGTAACACTTCTCATCTGAAAAtgagacacagacacaaataaaataagattacacAGAGGCTGTAGCATTATATGTGAAATCTAATGAgagttatatttgaaaatatatacctTCATTCTGGTTTTCCATGTCCTTAAGAGATGCAAGATCACCTGTCTCCATGATGGCAATTGCCTTCAACTTGGGAATGATGGTAGCCTCCCATCTTCTTAAGAACAAATCTCCTTTTCCCTCAAACATTTTACCAAACTCTGTATCAagcttttaagaaacaaaaaaatgagacattttaatTTAGGTACATAATACCAGCTATAACACACAAATTGCCAAACTGAgttccaaacaggccacagaccttttttcacttttatcataAATTAACTGACTGAGAAATTCATATCACCTCCATGAGTGCACATGTTTTTCAGCTAAACGGTGTTATATAAtaacccttaacaatattatcaaGTTATTTACATTACACACGGCATAAAACTGACAGTGAGCCCTAATGAAAAAGCAAAATGTAATGTACCTACCAGAGTTGGCATATCCAAGAAGTGTAGGTATTCCTCAAAGATTTCAGACAGGGAGGGGGAATGTTTGGCTATCCATGATCTGCGCCAGGTGAAGGTTTTCTGCATTGCTGCTTTGATtgatgaaatgttgtctgtagaaggCCTGAGCCTTTTCATCAAGTTGATCCACTCACTTGTCCCACTACCATCTTCCTCCTCCTTGTCCGGATTAGGACCA includes the following:
- the LOC125801198 gene encoding zinc finger protein 585A-like, with translation MEPSPDMEEHQHSVKSFTKQSDIKKHQRIHTGEKPYHCSDCGKSFNQQSDLKIHQRIHTGEKPYHCSDCGKSFTKQSDLKKHQRIHTGEKPYHCSDCGKSFTEQSSLKIHQRIHTGEKPYHCSDCGKSFTKQSDLKKHQRIHTGEKPYYCFDCGKSFTQQSSLKIHQRIHTGEKPYYCFDCGKSFTKQSTLKKHQRIHTGEKPYYCSDCGKSFNQQSNLKLHQRIHTGEKPYHCSDCGKSFNQQSTLKLHQRIHTGEKPYYCSDCGKSFTEQSSLKRHQRIHTGEKPYHCSDCGKSFTRQSNLKLHQRIHTGEKPYYCFDCGKSFTEQRSLKIHQRIHTGEKPYHCSDCGKSFNQQSNLKLHQRIHTGEKPYHCSDCGKSFNQQSTLKLHQRIHTGEKPYQCSDCGKSFTKQSNLKKHQRIHTGEKPYHCSDCGKSFTLQSELILHQCIHKR